In Marasmius oreades isolate 03SP1 chromosome 3, whole genome shotgun sequence, a single window of DNA contains:
- a CDS encoding uncharacterized protein (MEROPS:MER0010982; BUSCO:EOG092603JK), whose protein sequence is MPPIITSRRNVARNATTSTNLKTRTTVDRLAEQLTTDLVLSKNVKGKQKAASALSQEEQRANSMRSVNSASQHLSTLFQSGWRHSQEKSTHKSSVLNDALQSASKAMNHLRNLRKLKFCDLDVERAAMSVLAKLVALEMYEPALQIMHDAYPYVCEISRGSTNRRPFEPTKVDRPSNAMLSIPIPAKPPTDITILNLISIYLFNSIAILSYYSNTGQPLKHTALSFETFSNSLLNSSTLLKWIPLFSDLPVKQLDSILTKSYSLLTKLVPSSLKHNSSALVFRVRMYAINCLAYTSQGVIDKPDSFWGQCHKFTSIYAKCEAAGSSQAESFVLTSLAEVVRIAKGRSDRNDFMSGDGFISFCETWTSFANRSGDLESLDRIGCLMKNALMPSSKEIRPSEVGDYQERDRKQLAVDGMRLCNTLAQLSALLNTSEPGLTEEVISRIRVCSVTIEKSTLVDILVCPLDGSDKEMQRVLGKVQRALEKCRRAAIKLLETSRLSCGEYIEVIHKFIEVVVEVMELALKRNPLPDYFSQALDTLFTLARITLSISDPRTYTSAYDYLDKAVTILNVASECSQPLDVSTYMRCTSGAFHNLAGTLYQAGRYGSAIPYLRESCRLGVKAAELHGKCEQNANKDAWKQLEEQLWRRWQLLALCYTKIGDRRASFCALRSCIETFPFQASSFSDRVDKDGLSTLFDMSPSLKDLADIVDRLTHMGTCDLLLPAQEVSLRSIAVRELSIRGALIERQLDSLEAYSHKEVIASVSSELLKDALDIYKESSMPIRSVRVYVRALSFAYYRGAEHVSFLGTLDDIGVIVQKVLAVELDLGRDQGLAPFLAGYQAMAHLWLGLHTHRTADPTQSALIGIHVEKACGVLHSQVLLPVQTTNSLAMKAGKGVSVRQPKVSRSRTKAPTTPKPRGPDLQVNGLKLDINGIHSTTLDYPLKLVEVLQLSSHVLGIMALNFLKIRVLDTLRKISKQHLGTASDAFILASSDLGYEYLLLGKFTRAKNIFELTQTTVRNGGCSDFASSILLLRFAELCALNDDVTQSLELYSRAQVIASHLMEEKQSSFQKLQARIVRLELAAMASNLLATFHFVKNDHSNSLRSLLNSLRLWNRAFDSLVRLQPPPAAVHRRPEDSDPFETSSTSNTFSLVTPQTSDESKKPFVRRTSLSGLEWRIGQGLLHTIFGLGQAYLLRGSSRESQYFAEQARNLAESLNATAFICRATTRLEELRMQVGQLKELNGLDQFDAHPSHGLSIDVAEIYRLRGDFEQRSARIEDAQRHYGAALQVLEESDQVFGKFDLELGSRHSIGSSHGTDLLTPALLIRVLREHIWVLRGEEGEQFDVLLNKFLAIPPTLQSQTEKDALLARLTLHDVYRRSRVDMFLSSIGETTVALPMGTSSTFLASLPPSFQEIMRSLENSEKLFWSQLAAHGQSGYVPDIRTAISSIVLIRTFQASLGRSEPSSSVLITGLLDAIAAITLRREMLEVIHNKYPTPTPLDDLCWPSIKSDGSLAYPPQRCKDTPDVSDEQDGYQDVGGEDLYLRGYWNSVRERYHSAALDSETLSSPVVAELPPHWTVVHITITDDKSTLFISRQRGGGRSTDHPLMFCIPLKGRREGPGEDENQQLTFEDAMEEFNDIIRLNNETTKTAASIRENQVARAVWWKERGALDTRLQQLLENIEFCWLGAFKTILNKSSHLSEEGISSLRIQFDGVFQQGLRLQDKKTKEKALGHTKVPSESRGPNRVTLDDALVECFSTLSSQCRDEELEDLVYFILDLYQFHGVPVAIAEIDIDQVVVDLRSVLEDHATKFKSASNGLPSRKGAFGHTRSTQNGGDEHLFLVLDKNVQGLPWESIPILRGRSISRVPCMSFLLDRLHFPRWRQERESITTSPAVDQAVVDPRNGYYILNPSGDLTRTEERFKPWVKEMESIGWQGICGRQPSELEVLRALEQHDVVVYFGHGGAEQYVRSHKIRNLRKCAAVMLWGCSSGFLRDMGDFDRVGTPLNYMLAGCPTLVANLWDVTDKDLDTFSQEVFDKLKMNAAHVRECGKESGRAPKTSLMTAVAESRNVCKLRYLTGAAPVVYGIPFYL, encoded by the exons ATGCCACCCATCATCACCTCCAGGAGAAATGTCGCTAGGAATGCAACAACCTCCACCAACCTCAAAACAAGAACGACTGTAGATCGTTTGGCTGAGCAACTCACAACAGATTTGGTGCTCTCGAAGAATGTGAAAGGGAAGCAGAAAGCAGCGTCCGCGCTGTCACAGGAAGAACAAAGAGCAAACTCGATGCGATCCGTGAACTCAGCTTCTCAGCACCTGTCAACCCTCTTCCAGTCCGGATGGCGACACTCGCAAGAAAAGTCCACACACAAGTCTTCGGTTTTGAATGATGCCCTACAGTCCGCTTCGAAGGCTATGAATCATCTTCGAAACTTGAGGAAGCTAAAGTTCTGTGATTTAGATGTTGAGAGGGCGGCTATGAGTGTTCTGGCCAAGTTAGTAGCTTTGGAGATG TATGAACCAGCTCTTCAGATTATGCACGATGCCTATCCATATGTCTGTGAAATTTCAAGAGGCTCAACGAACAGAAGACCATTTGAGCCGACCAAGGTTGACCGTCCTTCCAATGCGATGCTTTCGATTCCTATCCCTGCTAAACCTCCGACCGATATAACAATATTAAATCTGATATCCATTTATCTTTTCAACTCTATCGCTATTCTCTCATACTACTCCAACACTGGTCAGCCCTTGAAGCATACCGCCTTGAGTTTCGAAACGTTTTCCAACTCCCTCCTGAACTCCTCCACGCTTTTAAAATGGATACCACTCTTTTCGGACCTTCCCGTCAAGCAATTGGACTCCATCCttaccaaatcgtacagtcTCCTGACGAAACTAGTCCCGTCAAGTTTAAAGCACAACAGCTCCGCCCTGGTGTTCCGGGTTCGGATGTATGCTATTAACTGTTTAGCGTACACGAGCCAAGGCGTCATTGATAAACCGGATTCGTTTTGGGGCCAATGCCACAAGTTTACGTCAATATATGCCAAATGTGAAGCCGCCGGCAGTTCTCAAGCCGAATCTTTCGTCCTCACCTCTCTCGCTGAAGTCGTTCGAATCGCGAAGGGGCGTTCTGACCGCAATGATTTCATGTCCGGAGACGGTTTCATATCTTTCTGCGAGACGTGGACCAGTTTCGCGAACCGT TCCGGGGACTTGGAATCGCTGGACAGAATTGGATGTCTCATGAAAAACGCATTGATGCCCTCAAGTAAGGAAATCAGGCCTTCGGAAGTTGGTGATTATCAGGAGCGCGATAGAAAACAGCTGGCTGTTGACGGAATGCGGCTTTGCAACACTCTCGCTCAGCTGTCTGCCCTTTTGAATACAAGCGAACCCGGATTAACAG AGGAAGTGATATCTCGAATACGTGTATGTTCAGTAACCATTGAAAAGTCCACTCTAGTGGACATACTCGTTTGTCCCTTGGATGGCTCAGATAAAGAAATGCAACGGGTTTTGGGCAAGGTGCAACGGGCGTTAGAGAAGTGCCGGCGGGCCGCCATCAAGTTGTTAGAGACTTCTCGGCTCTCCTGTGGAGAGTATATTGAAGTTATTCATAAATTCATCGAGGTCGTTGTAGAGGTGATGGAACTAGCTCTAAAGCGG AATCCACTTCCGGATTATTTCTCTCAAGCACTAGACACGCTATTCACGCTCGCCAGAATCACCTTGTCAATCTCGGACCCTAGGACGTATACAAGCGCTTACGACTATCTAGATAAAGCAGTCACCATTTTGAATGTTGCATCCGAGTGTTCGCAACCTTTGGACGTCTCAACATACATGCGGTGCACCTCAGGTGCTTTTCATAATCTGGCAGGGACCCTATATCAGGCCGGGCGTTACGGATCTGCGATACCCTACTTGAGAGAAAGTTGTCGGTTGGGAGTCAAAGCAGCCGAACTGCATGGTAAATGCGAACAAAATGCAAACAAGGACGCGTGGAAGCAGCTTGAGGAACAATTATGGAGGAGATGGCAACTGCTTGCCTTATGTTATACTAAGATTGGTGACAGAAGG GCCTCCTTCTGTGCGTTGCGAAGCTGCATCGAAACCTTCCCGTTTCAAGCAAGCTCCTTTAGTGACCGGGTGGACAAGGACGGATTGAGTACCTTGTTCGACATGAGCCCTTCTCTCAAAGATCTCGCCGACATAGTCGACCGATTAACTCATATGGGGACTTGTGATCTACTTCTACCAGCACAAGAAGTCTCGCTAAGATCCATTGCTGTTCGCGAACTTAGTATCCGAGGTGCTTTGATTGAGAGGCAGCTGGATAGTCTAGAAGCCTATTCTCACAAAGAAGTTATTGCAAGTGTTTCCTCAGAGCTGTTGAAGGACGCTCTGGACATATACAAAGAGAGTAGCATGCCCATCCGGTCTGTAAGGGTTTATGTCAGAGCGCTTTCGTTCGCGTACTATCGCGGAGCAGAACATGTCTCATTTTTGGGGACTCTCGACGATATTGGAGTAATAGTGCAAAAGGTTCTCGCCGTCGAGCTG GACTTGGGTCGTGATCAGGGACTCGCTCCCTTTTTGGCGGGATATCAAGCAATGGCCCATCTCTGGCTCGGTCTTCATACACATCGAACAGCAGACCCTACACAATCAGCCCTCATAGGTATACACGTAGAAAAAGCTTGTGGAGTTTTGCACTCTCAAGTTCTTCTCCCGGTTCAGACGACGAATAGTTTAGCTATGAAGGCAGGGAAAGGAGTGTCCGTGCGGCAGCCCAAGGTTTCAAGGTCTCGTACTAAAGCGCCAACAACTCCGAAACCTAGAGGTCCAG ATCTCCAGGTCAACGGTCTCAAACTGGATATCAATGGCATACATTCAACTACTCTCGATTATCCGCTAAAATTGGTGGAAGTGCTCC AGCTGTCAAGTCATGTCTTAGGAATAATGGCGCTCAATTTCTTGAAGATTCGCGTTCTTGATACCCTGAGAAAGATATCTAAACAGCACCTTGGTACGGCGAGCGACG CATTCATTTTGGCCTCATCCGACCTTGGCTATGAGTACCTGCTACTCGGAAAATTTACGCGAGCTAAAAATATCTTCGAGCTGACTCAAACGACAGTTCGTAATGGTGGCTGCTCTGACTTTGCTTCTAGCATCTTGCTTCTCAGATTTGCAGAACTGTGTGCATTGAACGATGATGTAACTCAGAG CTTGGAGCTGTACTCTAGGGCTCAAGTCATTGCGAGTCATCTCATGGAAGAAAAGCAGTCCTCGTTCCAGAAACTGCAGGCGAGAATAGTTCGCTTAGAGTTGGCGGCCATGGCCTCCAACCTACTGGCAACATTTCATTTTGTCAAG AACGATCACTCGAATTCTTTGAGATCGTTATTGAATTCTTTACGTCTCTGGAATAGGGCGTTTGACTCCCTTGTACGCCTGCAACCCCCTCCCGCCGCCGTTCATAGAAGACCAGAAGACTCCGATCCGTTCGAAACCTCCAGCACGAGCAACACCTTTTCTTTAGTCACTCCCCAAACTTCGGACGAATCAAAAAAACCTTTCGTGCGTAGAACATCTTTGTCAGGCTTGGAGTGGCGAATCGGACAAGGGCTTCTCCATACGATATTCGGTCTGGGTCAAGCCTACCTGTTGAGAGGCTCCTCCCGAGAGTCGCAATACTTTGCCGAACAAGCACGCAATTTAGCTGAGTCATTGAATGCCACGGCGTTTATATGTCGTGCGACAACCAGACTTGAAGAGTTACGCATGCAGGTCGGACAGTTGAAGGAACTTAACGGTCTAGATCAGTTCGACGCCCATCCAAGCCATGGCCTCAGCATCGATGTGGCGGAAATCTACCGGTTGCGTGGGGATTTTGAGCAACGGAGTGCTAGAATCGAAGATGCTCAACGTCATTATGGCGCTGCTCTTCAAGTGCTGGAGGAATCTGATCAGGTCTTTGGCAAATTCGACTTGGAATTAGG TTCGAGACATTCCATTGGCTCCAGCCACGGCACAGACCTGCTTACACCTGCATTACTCATTCGTGTACTTCGTGAACATA TTTGGGTCCTACGaggtgaagaaggagagcAATTCGATGTCCTTCTTAACAAATTTCTCGCCATCCCACCGACATTACAGTCACAG ACGGAGAAAGATGCCCTCTTGGCAAGGCTAACCCTGCACGATGTTTATAGGCGCAGTCGAGTTGATATGTTCCTGAGTTCCATCGGCGAAACAA CTGTGGCACTTCCAATGGGCACTTCCAGTACTTTTTTGGCCTCTCTTCCACCCAGTTTCCAAGAGATCATGCGGAGTCTGGAAAATTCGGAGAAACTGTTCTGGTCGCAACTTGCTGCCCACGGCCAGTCGGGTTATGTTCCTGATATACGAACTGCGATATCGTCTATCGTTCTTATTCGAACATTTCAAGCGTCTTTGGGTCGATCAGAACCCTCTAGTTCAGTACTTATAACGGGTCTGCTCG ACGCTATTGCGGCTATCACTCTGCGCCGGGAAATGCTTGAAGTCATACATAACAAATATCCGACACCAACGCCTCTGGATGATTTATGCTGGCCATCAATCAAGTCAGACGGGTCCTTGGCTTATCCCCCACAAAGATGCAAAGACACACCGGACGTTTCTGACGAACAAGATGGGTATCAAGACGTAGGTGGTGAAGATTTATATCTGAGAGGGTATTGGAATTCCGTGCGGGAGCGTTACCATTCAGCTGCTTTAGACTCAGAAACACTCTCATCGCCCGTTGTCGCCGAACTGCCCCCTCACTGGACTGTTGTGCACATCACAATCACGGATGACAAGAGTACACTCTTCATCTCGCGTCAACGGGGAGGAGGTAGATCTACAGACCACCCTCTTATGTTTTGCATTCCTCTGAAAGGGCGCCGGGAGGGCCCTGGTGAAGACGAGAATCAGCAGCTGACCTTTGAAGACGCCATGGAGGAATTTAACGACATCATAAGGCTCAATAACGAGACTACAAAGACCGCTGCCTCGATTCGTGAAAATCAAGTTGCAAGAGCAGTATGGTGGAAGGAACGAGGAGCGCTTGATACCCGGTTGCAGCAACTATTGGAGAACATCGAGTTCTGCTGGTTAGGTGCTTTCAAG ACGATCTTGAACAAGAGTTCCCACCTGTCCGAGGAAGGTATCTCAAGTCTCCGAATACAGTTTGATGGGGTGTTCCAGCAGGGACTTCGGCTGCAAGATaagaagacgaaggagaAAGCTCTCGGACATACTAAGGTACCTTCGGAAAGCCGCGGCCCCAATCGCGTTACCTTGGACGATGCACTTGTCGAATGCTTTTCCACGCTCTCTTCGCAATGTAGAGATGAAGAGCTGGAAGACCTCGTGTACTTCATCCTGGACCTCTACCAGTTCCATGGCGTACCGGTCGCGATTGCGGAAATCGATATTGATCAGGTTGTTGTGGACTTACGATCAGTATTGGAGGACCATGCAACCAAATTCAAGTCGGCTAGTAATGGATTACCGTCGCGAAAAGGTGCATTTGGACATACCCGATCCACGCAGAATGGCGGCGATGAGCATCTATTCTTGGTCTTGGACAAGAACGTTCAAGGCCTCCCATGGGAGAGCATTCCGATCTTAAGAGGTCGAAGTATTAGCCGCGTCCCATGCATGTCGTTTTTACTGGATAGACTGCATTTCCCTCGATGGCGGCAAGAACGCGAATCGATAACCACGTCGCCTGCAGTCGATCAAGCGGTCGTGGATCCTCGCAATGGCTATTATATCCTGAATCCTAGCGGAGACCTCACGCGTACCGAGGAACGATTCAAACCATGGGTCAAAGAGATGGAGAGTATAGGTTGGCAAGGCATTTGTGGGCGCCAGCCTAGCGAGCTTGAAGTTCTTCGTGCCCTGGAACAACATGATGTAGTCGT TTACTTTGGTCATGGTGGTGCTGAACAATACGTGCGGTCGCACAAGATCAGGAACTTGCGAAAATGTGCAGCTGTAATGCTCTGGGGGTGTTCTTCTGGTTTTCTACGTGACATGGGCGATTTCGATCGCGTTGGAACGCCTTTGAACTACATGTTAGCAGGGTG TCCCACATTGGTGGCAAATTTGTGGGACGTGACAGACAAAGATCTTGACACCTTTTCGCAAGAAGTCTTCGATAAACTTAAGATGAATGCCGCTCATGTTCGAGAATGTGGCAAAGAATCAGGTCGTGCACCAAAGACGTCCCTCATGACTGCAGTAGCCGAATCTAGGAACGTGTGCAAACTGAGGTACTTAACGGGGGCAGCCCCCGTCGTTTATGGGATTCCCTTCTATCTATGA